Genomic DNA from Desulfuromonas sp. TF:
ACCCAAACTCAAAATATGCAAAATCACTTAAAAGAGCGAAGGTCTGCGGCATTGTTTTCACGGTAGGTTTTTTAAGCCTTATCGCTCTTGGAATATCTTCAATTTTTCTATTTGAATAAGCACATTTAACCAGGCGCTGAGCCGGATGGTTGCCACAGTGCAGGTTCACGAAAAATGTCTACTTGATTGTGTCAGCCTGTCCGAGTTCCGGGGACAGTATATTAAATTATTGACATTCACGCCCGATTTGCCTAACTTCTCCGTCATGGCCAGAATCGCTCGCGTCATTGCTCCAGGTTTCCCCCATCACGTTACCCAGCGCGGCAACCGCCGGCAGGAAACTTTTTTCTGTGACGAGGACTACCAGGCCTATCTCGATCTGATGGCGGAATGGTGCAGGAAATGCCGGGTCGATATCTGGGCGTGGTGTCTGATGCCTAACCACGTTCACCTGATCGCCGTCCCGCAGAGTGAAGAAGGGCTCGCCCGCGCTATCGGTGAGGCCCATCGGCGCTATACTCGCCGAATCAACTTCCGGGAGGGTTGGCGGGGGCACCTGTGGCAAGAACGATTCGCTTCTTTTCCGATGGACGAAACCCATCTGCTCGCGGCGGCTCGCTACGTCGAACTCAATCCTGTCCAAGCTGGGTTGGCAAAAAGTCCGGAGGAGTACCGCTGGAGTAGCGCCCGCGCCCACATTGAGGGTAAAGACGATACGTTGGTGAAGGTTACTCCACTTCTGGAGATTGCGGGCGACTGGCGGCCGTTTTTGGACGTCCCGAAGGACGTTGATGCTGACCGACTGCGGCAGCATGAACGCAGTGGCCGACCGCTGGGCAAGGAATCTTTCGTGGAGCGTTTGGAAACGGAATTGAGCCGCACCCTTCGCCCGCAGAAACCCGGCCCGAAAAGAAAGCAGGCTGAATAGTTCCGTATACTGTCCCCGTAACCAAGCAGGCAATGGTTCTGTATACTGTCCCCGTAACTCTGGCACTGTCCCCGTAACTCTGGCAAGGGAATAGCAGAGAGGTGGGCGCCCCCATCGGGGTGGTCACCCCTGGCGTAGCTTTTGATTTAACACCCTCGCGGATCAAAGGTCTCATGTTGGCCGGATCGCGTCGCCCCCCCCGGCACGCATTCCTGTGGCCGGGGGGAGTCTGCGGATCAGGCGGATATCACTCCTCCAGGGCGCGGGGGAAGAGAATGTTGTTTTCCAGGTGAATGTGCTGGTGAAGCGACTCTTCCAGCCAGGCAAGGCCCTGCCAGAGCGCCCGCCAGGAGTTGCAGGCCTCCTCTGGGACCTGGTAGCCATTGGTCAGTTCCCTCAGCCGCTTCAGCGCCGCCCCCGCCAATTCATGCTCCTCCTCCATCATCGCGATAGGGCCGTCGGCCATCATTCCCTGCCCCTGCCGGATCATCGGGAAAAGGATCTCCTCTTCCTTGCCCATGTGGTCTTCCAGGTCGGCCTTCAGGCCGGCATAGACGGAGACCAGCTCGCTGAGCATCTCCGGCTGCTTGTCCCGGTGGACTTCGAGGACCCTCCGGGACAGGGCTTCCAGGCGCGGCAGCTCCTCATCGAGCGGCCGGTGATAGGCGGCCAGGATGTGGATGATCAGATCCCCCAGAGGAGCATGGTCCCAGCGCTCTGCCGAGGCGGTTTTTTGAGCCGTTTCCCGGCCGATCTCTTCCAGGATTTCGTCCGCGTTCAGGTCCTGTTCCCGGCAGACTTCACGGAGCGGTCTGCCGCCTCCGCAACAGAAGTCGATGCCGTGCCGGGCAAAGACCTTGGTGGCGAGGGGATATTCCGCGGCGAGCCGGCCAATATTTATTTCGGGATGGAGAGTTATGAGTCTGCTCCTTTCATCTTTGCGGGGGGACATCTTTTGAGAGACCGCCCACGGTCTCCGATGCAACCTGATGAAAGAGTAGCAGGGAAGGGGAGCTCCCCGCCTTGATGCAGGTCAAGGGGGCTTGAATCACTTGCTGAGCAGCCGGATCCCCTCATCCAGACCTTCAAGGGTCAAGGGGAACATACGTCCGCCCATGATCTGCCGCACCATCCCGATCGATTGAGTATAAGGCCACAACTCCTGCGGAACGGGGTTGAACCAGACAGCGTGTTTATACGCTTCGAGAAGGCGCTGTCCCCAGACATATCCCGCCTCCTTGTTGTAGTGCTCGACGCTCCCGCCCATCTCGGTGATTTCATAGGGGCTCATGGACGCATCGCCGACGAAGATCAGCTTGTAGTCGGGCCCATAGGTGTGGATCACGTCCCAGAGGTCGTTGCGCACGGCGCGAAAACGCTGGTTGTCCCGCCAGAGGCTTTCGTAGACGAAGTTGTGGAAATAAAAATGTTCAAGGTATTTGAATTCACTGCGGGCGGCGGAAAAGAGTTCCTCGCAGATTTTGATGTGATCGTCCATGGAGCCGCCGACGTCGAGGAAAAGCAGCACCTTGATTTTGTTGTGGAGCTGGGGAACCATTTTGAGGTCTAGATAGCCGGCATTCCGGGCGGTCGAGCGGATGGTGCCGGGCAGATCCAGAACATCGGGCGCCCCTTCGCGGGCGAAGTGCCTCAACCGGCGCAGGGCGACCTTGATGTTGCGGGTGCCCAGTTCCACAGAACCATCGAGGTTTTTGAACTCGCGGCGGTCCCAGACCTTGACTGCGCGGCGGTGCCGGGAGCGGTCCTGACCGATGCGTACCCCTTCAGGATTGTAGCCGTAGGCGCCGAAAGGCGAGCGGCCGCCGGTGCCGATCCACTTGCTCCCCCCCTGGTGGCGTTCTTTCTGTTCGGCAAGGCGCTTCTTCAGGGTCTCCATCAGTTTTTCGAACCCGCCAAGGGCCTCGATCTGGTTTTTCTCCTCTTCGGTCAGGACCAGTTCCGAAAGCCGGCGCAGCCACTCCTCGGGGATGTGCGCCTTGAGTTCTTCGTCGATCTCGGTCACCCCCTTGAAGTAGTGGGCGAAGACCCGGTCGAACTTGTCGAAATGGCTCTCATCCTTGACCAGGCAGAGGCGTGCCAGGTAATAGAAGTCCTCGACGCGTCCCCAGGCGACCTGTTTGTCCATCGCTTCCATCAGGCTCAGGTACTCCCGGATGGTTACGGGGACCTTGGCCTGTCGCAGCTGCATGAAGAAATCGACCAGCATGCTCAGCCCCTGCGGCCGCGGCCGGCCATGCCGACCAACCGGTCGAAAAGATGCAGGTCCTGCTCGTTTTTCAGCAAAGCCCCGTGCAGGGGGGGGATCGATCGACGGTCGCCGTGAAGAGCCTCGGCGGGGATGTCTTCGGCGACCAGAAGCTTGAGCCAGTCGAGCAGTTCGGAGGTAGAGGGCTTCTTCTTCAATCCGGCCACATCACGCAAGTCGAAAAAGGTTTCGAGGGCTCCCTTGAGAAGGGATTTTTTGATTCCGGGATAATGGACCTCGACGATCTGCTCCATCGTGGCGGCATCCGGAAAGCGGATGTAATGGAAGAAGCAGCGGCGCAAAAAGGCGTCCGGGAGTTCCTTCTCATTGTTGCTGGTGATGATGATCACCGGCCGGTGCCTGGCGGTTACCAGCTGCCGGGTTTCGTAGACGTAGAACTCCATGCGGTCGAGTTCCTGAAGCAGGTCGTTGGGGAACTCGATGTCCGCCTTGTCGATCTCGTCGATCAGCAGGACAGCCTTCTTCTCCGACTCGAAGGCCTCCCACATCTTTCCCTTGATGATGTAGTTGGAAACGTCCTGGACGCGCTCGTCACCGAGTTGAGAGTCCCGCAGGCGCGATACGGCATCGTATTCATAGAGGCCCTGGCAGGCCTTGGTGGTCGATTTGACATGCCATTGAAACAGGGGCATGCCGAGCCCCCGGGCCACTTCCTCGGCCAGCATGGTCTTGCCCGTTCCCGGTTCCCCCTTGATGAGCAGGGGCCGGCCCAGGGTGACCGCGGCGTTTACCGCAAGGTTCAAATCCTCGGTTGCTATGTAAGAGTCCGTTCCTGTAAATCGCATTTCTGAATACCTTTCCATGTGTTTGTGTTTTCTGATGGCTTACAGCTTACAGCTTACAGCTTACAGCTTACAGCTTACAGCTTCCGGTTTCCGGCTTCGGCAGGAAGGCCGCGAGGAGTATGGCGAGGCCGGTCAGCGCCGCCGAGGCGAGAAAACTTGTGGTAAATGTTCCGCTCGCATCGGCGATGACACCGGCTGTGGCGGGTCCGATCGTCTGGCCGATGGCGAAGAAAAAGGTGATGAGGGAAAATGCCGCCGCGGCCCGGGACAGCCCCAGGTAGTCGCCGACGGCCGCCGCCATGATGGTCGGAATCGAAAAGACCGCCAGGCCGTAAAGAGCCACCGAAAAGATCAGGGCGAGGGCGCCCAGTCCGGATCCGGCCAGCAGGTAGGCGGCTGTCTGAATCCCGAACACCACCATCAACCCTCTTTTGCGGCCGATGCGGTCGGAGAGCGCACCGAATATTACCCCTGAGAAGAGGGCGAAAAATCCCACCCATGACCAGTACATGCCCGCCTTGGTCTCGGAAAAGCCGAATTCGGCCACCATCGTGGTCACGATGAATGTGCCGTAAATCATGTAGGTGGCTCCGAATATCAGATAAAGCACGCCGAGTCCCAGCAGAGTCCGTGCGCTCCCCGGCGGGGTACGCGGCATCATCGCCGCCGGCGGCAGAGACGACTTGCGCCCCAGGGGCTCAAGGCCCAGGTCTTCGGGGTCGTTGCTGATCAGGAGCGCCACTGCAATTGCGCATCCCAACGCGATCAGCCCGATGATCAGCCAACCGACACGCCACGCCTCGAGGCTCATCGCCGGGCCGAGCCGGGGGATGAGATAACCCGAAACAATGATGCCCAGTGCGCTCCCCATGACCATCAAGCCGGCAGCCCGCCCCCGTCGTTCCGGCCGAAACCAGTGGGATACCAGGACCATAATGGGGATGTTGGCGAATCCACTCCCCAGGCCGATGCAGGCATACAGAATCCAGACCGTGGCAAACCCCTGACTGTAGCAGATGCCGAGCATGCAAACGGCGATCAGCAGCAGGGCGGAAACGATCAGGACGCTGGGGCGAAGCCGCCGGAGGAGCAGAGGGGTCAAAGCGACGGAGATCAGATACCCGGCAAAATTACCCGTGCTGATGTAGCCCATCTGGTCGTAGCCGAGGGAGAGCCCCGAGCGCATCCCTGGCAACAGCATGCCGAAGGCGAAGCGGGCCAGGCCAAGGCACGCAAACAGAGTCAGTACGCCGGTAAAGACGATCACCCAACCGTAGTGAAATGGAAGCCGCGCCGAGAGCCCGATCCCTGGTGATGCTCTCAAATCTGAAGGTTTTTCCATGGAAACAAGTGGGACCCTTTCTCGCGATGCGGTCCGAGACATCCCTCATTTCAAGGAAATCTTGACCGAAAACATGAAATGTGGTACTACAATACTTAATTGGGCGGAGCATGTAAAGGGTGTCGATGATTTTTCTGCAATCGGATGTTGCAAGAGAAGTCCGCTCCATCGGTAAAACATAAATGCAGACAAAAGTGGAGGAGACGTGAAAAATTTTTTGAATTTCGAAGGGCGGTCTGCCGTGGTTACCGGCGGCGCGCGCGGCATCGGAGCGGCAATTGCCCAGGCCTTGATCGAAAACGGCGCTAAGGTACATGTCTTTGATGTGGCTCCGGGAGAACAGGCCGATCATGCTTTGCACCAGTTCCACAAGGTCGACATTGCCGACTCCTCGAGTGTTGACGCGGCCGTCGCCAGTCTGCCGGAGGACGTTACGCTGCTGGTCAATAACGCCGGCATTACGCGCGATCGCAGCATCGTCAAGATGAGTGACGACGAATGGCAGTCGGTGCTCTCGGTGAACCTGACCGGAGCATTCAACGTCGTGCGCGCCCTGGCGCCGACGATGCGGGAGGCCGGGTACGGAAGGATCGTCAATATTACCTCGATCAACGGCATCCGCGGCAAGTTCGGCCAGGCCAATTACAGCGCAGCCAAGGCGGGGCTGATCGGGCTGACCAAGACCCTGGCGAGGGAACTCGGACCCAGGGGGGTGACCGTCAATGCCGTGGCCCCCGGCATGGTGATGACCGAAATGGCCAAGGCGCTCCCGGAAGAGTTTCTTGCCAAGGCCAGAGCCGAGAGCGTATTGCCTGAACTGGCGCTCCCCGAAGACATCGCCAATGCTGTATTGTTCCTGCTTTCCGATGGGGCGCGTATGATCACCGGGGAAGTGATTCGGGTCGATGCCGGCCAGTACATCTGAGCATCGACCGCCGATAGACTACCGTCTGTTGCACTCTGATGTCGGGGTCAGGGCTTGCCTCCGCGGCCTCCAGGAGAAAAACGACTTCCGAGGGCTTGTAATTACGCCACAATTAAGGTATTCTGGTACCGAGTTACCAATGAAGGTTGATGAGGGCTGATGAATATCCAAAAGACAGACCAGGTTTCTATCCGCGATGCGATACCCGCCGACCTCGACGAGGTGATCGCTCTGGATGAGGTGGTTACCAGGGAGAGAAAGACGGCTTATTGGAGCGGGGTCTTCGACCGCTACGTCAATGGTGGGAGAAAAGATCGATATTTTCTGGTCGCCGAAGCCGGGGGCACGATCGCCGGCTTCATCGTCGGGGAGGTCCGCGCCTGGGAGTTCGGCTCGGCGCCTTGCGGCTGGGTGTTCGCGGTGGAGGTTTCACCGAAGAGGCGCGAGTTGGGTATAGGCCAGCGAATGTTCGAGGAGATGTGCGCGCGTCTGAAACAGGCCGGCGTCACCACGGTGAGGACGATGATGGATCGTGATGATAAACTGACGTTATCGTTCTTTCGTACGCAGGGTCTGCGCACCGGCCGGTATATCGAACTGGAGAAACAGATCGAATGATGGCGTAGCCATCTGACCATCTGAGTGCATCGTACTTAACCTGCCAATCTTCCGAGGAATCTTGCTATGAAGCTGCAAAAGGCGAGTCTCTTTGCCCTCTATGCCGTTCTTGAGCTGAGCAGTGATCCCGACCGGCAACTCTCCACCACCGACATCGCTGAAAGATACGGGATCTCCCCCCACCATCTCGCAAAGGTGATGCGTAATCTGGTCCACGCCGGGCTGGTGCAGGCAGTGCGAGGAGTCGGCGGCGGTTATCGGTTTGCAGGCATCGTCAATCGAACGACGCTGCTCGATGTCATCGAGCTGTTCGAATCCCTGGAGTCGGAGCTCGATATGCCGACGACGGGGAGTCAGGACGGCGCACCCGTGGTGGAAGAGCTGCAGAGCATCGCCAATGAGATCGACGACCTTACCAAGGCGGTGCTGGACACGATCACGCTGGAAACCGCTCTCAACAACACTCGGCGCCGCGCCAGGCAGGAGGCGCGGGGCTGAGAGACTGCCCGTCTGACGACCTAAATAGCCTCAATCATTGAATATTTTAAAAATAATACCAAAGGGGTCACTTTTTTGCTTGACCAAATTATAGTATTAAGGTACGATTATACCATAAAAATCGAAGAAAAGAGGAGGCCGGTGGCCGCCTCGCGGTTATAATTATAATAATAGGTACGGACTGTCGACACTCACGTCGACCATAACTATAGGGGAGAGCTACTGATTATGAGTGCTGATTCCGTCAAAGAGATCGTCGATTTCTGTCAGGGAATCTTCGAGGACCTCGATTTCACAAAGGCGCGTGAATGGAAGGACGCCGAGCCCGGGCGCAAGGTGATCGGTTACATGCCGGTGTATGTCCCGCGCGAGATTATTCACGCCGCCGGCATGCTGCCCCTGGGTATCCTGGGCGGCGGAGCCGACCTGGAGGTGATCCACGGTGACGCCTTTTACCAGAGCTACATCTGCCGCATTCCGCGCTCTACCGTCGAGCTGGCGATTACCGGCAAGCTCGACTTCGTAGACGGGATGATGTTCCCCTCCATCTGCGACGTCATGCGCAACCTCTCCGGTATCTGGCAGCTGCTGTTCAAGGACAAGTACGTGCGCTACTTCGATGTGCCCCAGAACTTCAAGGATGAGGTCGGCGGGGTCTTCTACGCCAACGAACTTCGGGAGCTCAAGGAAGGTCTCGAGAAACTGGGCGGCCGCGAAATCACCGAAGAGGCTCTGCGCCACTCCGTGGAGGTGTACAACGAGAACCGCCAGTGGGTGAACAAGGTCTATGACTACCGGTCCGCAACCCCCTGGAAGGCTCCGTCGGTGGAGGTCTACCTGCTGATGCGCGCGGGGATGGTGCTGCCGCCCGAGGAACATACCCAGTTGATGAAGGACTATCTGGCCGCCGCCGACAGAGAGGACCGGCCGATGCGCGACAACTGCCGCATCGCCTTGACCGGAGCCTTCTGCGAGCAGCCGCCGCTCAACCTGATCAAGTCACTGGAGCTTTCGGGCTGCTACATCGTCGATGACGACTTCATGCTGGTCACCCGCTGGCTGCTGGAGGATGTGCCCACCGACGGTGATCCCATCGAGAATCTCTCGAAGGCGTTTTTGCACCACAGCGCCGAGACGGCGGCAAAGTTCGAGGACACCGTCGAAGGCAAGGGGAGCTATCTGCTGGAGACCATCCGCAAGCGCCGCGCCGACGGCGTCATCTTCGCCGCCCCGAGTTTCTGCGATCCGGCGCTGCTGGACCAGCCGATGCTTGTCAGCCGTCTCGAGGCACACAAGATCCCCTATATCACCATGCAGTATGCCGAGAACTCGGGACAGATGCAGCCGATTCGCGAACAATCCGGCACCTTTGCCGATTCCATCAAACTATGGAGTGTAGCATGAGCCAACAAGACGTCATAAAATCTCGTTCGATGCTCTTACAGAAAGAGATGATCGCCCGCAACTACGACAAGATCACCAGCGGAGAGGT
This window encodes:
- a CDS encoding VWA domain-containing protein, with the translated sequence MLVDFFMQLRQAKVPVTIREYLSLMEAMDKQVAWGRVEDFYYLARLCLVKDESHFDKFDRVFAHYFKGVTEIDEELKAHIPEEWLRRLSELVLTEEEKNQIEALGGFEKLMETLKKRLAEQKERHQGGSKWIGTGGRSPFGAYGYNPEGVRIGQDRSRHRRAVKVWDRREFKNLDGSVELGTRNIKVALRRLRHFAREGAPDVLDLPGTIRSTARNAGYLDLKMVPQLHNKIKVLLFLDVGGSMDDHIKICEELFSAARSEFKYLEHFYFHNFVYESLWRDNQRFRAVRNDLWDVIHTYGPDYKLIFVGDASMSPYEITEMGGSVEHYNKEAGYVWGQRLLEAYKHAVWFNPVPQELWPYTQSIGMVRQIMGGRMFPLTLEGLDEGIRLLSK
- a CDS encoding MoxR family ATPase, which produces MRFTGTDSYIATEDLNLAVNAAVTLGRPLLIKGEPGTGKTMLAEEVARGLGMPLFQWHVKSTTKACQGLYEYDAVSRLRDSQLGDERVQDVSNYIIKGKMWEAFESEKKAVLLIDEIDKADIEFPNDLLQELDRMEFYVYETRQLVTARHRPVIIITSNNEKELPDAFLRRCFFHYIRFPDAATMEQIVEVHYPGIKKSLLKGALETFFDLRDVAGLKKKPSTSELLDWLKLLVAEDIPAEALHGDRRSIPPLHGALLKNEQDLHLFDRLVGMAGRGRRG
- a CDS encoding Rrf2 family transcriptional regulator, giving the protein MKLQKASLFALYAVLELSSDPDRQLSTTDIAERYGISPHHLAKVMRNLVHAGLVQAVRGVGGGYRFAGIVNRTTLLDVIELFESLESELDMPTTGSQDGAPVVEELQSIANEIDDLTKAVLDTITLETALNNTRRRARQEARG
- the fabG gene encoding 3-oxoacyl-ACP reductase FabG; its protein translation is MKNFLNFEGRSAVVTGGARGIGAAIAQALIENGAKVHVFDVAPGEQADHALHQFHKVDIADSSSVDAAVASLPEDVTLLVNNAGITRDRSIVKMSDDEWQSVLSVNLTGAFNVVRALAPTMREAGYGRIVNITSINGIRGKFGQANYSAAKAGLIGLTKTLARELGPRGVTVNAVAPGMVMTEMAKALPEEFLAKARAESVLPELALPEDIANAVLFLLSDGARMITGEVIRVDAGQYI
- a CDS encoding GNAT family N-acetyltransferase, whose product is MNIQKTDQVSIRDAIPADLDEVIALDEVVTRERKTAYWSGVFDRYVNGGRKDRYFLVAEAGGTIAGFIVGEVRAWEFGSAPCGWVFAVEVSPKRRELGIGQRMFEEMCARLKQAGVTTVRTMMDRDDKLTLSFFRTQGLRTGRYIELEKQIE
- the ric gene encoding iron-sulfur cluster repair di-iron protein, whose translation is MSPRKDERSRLITLHPEINIGRLAAEYPLATKVFARHGIDFCCGGGRPLREVCREQDLNADEILEEIGRETAQKTASAERWDHAPLGDLIIHILAAYHRPLDEELPRLEALSRRVLEVHRDKQPEMLSELVSVYAGLKADLEDHMGKEEEILFPMIRQGQGMMADGPIAMMEEEHELAGAALKRLRELTNGYQVPEEACNSWRALWQGLAWLEESLHQHIHLENNILFPRALEE
- a CDS encoding MFS transporter, with amino-acid sequence MRASPGIGLSARLPFHYGWVIVFTGVLTLFACLGLARFAFGMLLPGMRSGLSLGYDQMGYISTGNFAGYLISVALTPLLLRRLRPSVLIVSALLLIAVCMLGICYSQGFATVWILYACIGLGSGFANIPIMVLVSHWFRPERRGRAAGLMVMGSALGIIVSGYLIPRLGPAMSLEAWRVGWLIIGLIALGCAIAVALLISNDPEDLGLEPLGRKSSLPPAAMMPRTPPGSARTLLGLGVLYLIFGATYMIYGTFIVTTMVAEFGFSETKAGMYWSWVGFFALFSGVIFGALSDRIGRKRGLMVVFGIQTAAYLLAGSGLGALALIFSVALYGLAVFSIPTIMAAAVGDYLGLSRAAAAFSLITFFFAIGQTIGPATAGVIADASGTFTTSFLASAALTGLAILLAAFLPKPETGSCKL
- the bcrC gene encoding benzoyl-CoA reductase subunit C; translated protein: MSADSVKEIVDFCQGIFEDLDFTKAREWKDAEPGRKVIGYMPVYVPREIIHAAGMLPLGILGGGADLEVIHGDAFYQSYICRIPRSTVELAITGKLDFVDGMMFPSICDVMRNLSGIWQLLFKDKYVRYFDVPQNFKDEVGGVFYANELRELKEGLEKLGGREITEEALRHSVEVYNENRQWVNKVYDYRSATPWKAPSVEVYLLMRAGMVLPPEEHTQLMKDYLAAADREDRPMRDNCRIALTGAFCEQPPLNLIKSLELSGCYIVDDDFMLVTRWLLEDVPTDGDPIENLSKAFLHHSAETAAKFEDTVEGKGSYLLETIRKRRADGVIFAAPSFCDPALLDQPMLVSRLEAHKIPYITMQYAENSGQMQPIREQSGTFADSIKLWSVA
- a CDS encoding transposase, yielding MARIARVIAPGFPHHVTQRGNRRQETFFCDEDYQAYLDLMAEWCRKCRVDIWAWCLMPNHVHLIAVPQSEEGLARAIGEAHRRYTRRINFREGWRGHLWQERFASFPMDETHLLAAARYVELNPVQAGLAKSPEEYRWSSARAHIEGKDDTLVKVTPLLEIAGDWRPFLDVPKDVDADRLRQHERSGRPLGKESFVERLETELSRTLRPQKPGPKRKQAE